ATCACGGCTCGTTTTTTGATTTGCTTAATCCATTCGCTCTGTTGTGTGGTTTCGTTGGGTTATTAATGGCGTTGTTGCAAGGCAGTGCCTGGCTGATGATGAAAACCACAGATGCGCTTTATACAAAGGTAAGATTGGTTACGCAGGTGAGTGCGATACTTGTGGCTAGTCTTATGGTGCTAGGTGGTTTAATAATAAGCGACATTGATGGTTATCTGATTGTTAGTGAGTTGAACCATAGCGCTGTTTCAAACCCATTAAATAAACAAGTGATAGCTGAAACAGGTGCTTGGTTAACCAACTTCGAGACTTATTCTTGGATGTGGTTCGCGCCTATAGGCAGTGTTCTAATTCCGCTATTGGCGCTGGTGAGTGCGAGATTAAAATGGGATGCGCTGGCTTTCATCAGCTCCAGTTTTACTAATGCGTGCATTGTATTAACGGTTGGTTTTACGATGTTCCCATTCATCATTCCGTCTAGTGTTAATCCAAGTCATAGCTTAACTCTTTGGGATTCGACATCGAGTGAACTGACCTTGAACATCATGACAGGGGTAGCGTTTGTGATGGTGCCCATAATTCTGTGTTA
The Vibrio kanaloae genome window above contains:
- the cydB gene encoding cytochrome d ubiquinol oxidase subunit II codes for the protein MFEYDTLRLIWWVLIGVLLIGFMITDGFDMGVGALLPIIGKTNSERRVMINSIAPHWDGNQVWLITAGGALFAAWPLVYATSFSSLYVAMYLTLISLWLRPLALEYRAKIDNDQWRKVCDLAISFSGFFPPILFGVAFGNLMQGLPFSLNSLLMVEYHGSFFDLLNPFALLCGFVGLLMALLQGSAWLMMKTTDALYTKVRLVTQVSAILVASLMVLGGLIISDIDGYLIVSELNHSAVSNPLNKQVIAETGAWLTNFETYSWMWFAPIGSVLIPLLALVSARLKWDALAFISSSFTNACIVLTVGFTMFPFIIPSSVNPSHSLTLWDSTSSELTLNIMTGVAFVMVPIILCYTAFSYRTMFGRLDSEYVERNSHSLY